Within Emys orbicularis isolate rEmyOrb1 chromosome 16, rEmyOrb1.hap1, whole genome shotgun sequence, the genomic segment ctgattttttttatttttttaaaacctaagtCAAGGAgcaatacatatatattttaggcATTTGGAGGCAGTATTAGTAGGACCTACAAAAAtactcttcctgaatctgcagcaCTATTTAACAAACTTCTTAGAAATAGTCAACTTCATTGTTTCCCCTGTATATTCAGTGAGTGCATCTTATTGtttgtttgaggttttttttcacatggcaaaagggaaaagaaaaatgctttaaaaaaaaataggaatttGTGACTGTAAAATCACAAACATTGGCAAAAGGcttgtggggatgggggagctggtATAGCACCCGAAACAAATTTAATTGGTTGTGTTCATTTTGAGAATTAAATTTGTTGTAGGAATTTACCTCTGGAATTTATGTACCCAGtgttgaaaaaacaaacacacacaacatcTTTTATTCTAGACATTCGAGAATTAATTGAAGTGGATGATGTTATGGAAGATGACTCCTTAAGGTTTGGTCCCAATGGTGGTTTAGTATTCTGCATGGAATACTTTGCCAAAAACTTTGACTGGCTTGAAGATTCTCTTGGCCATGTGGAGGATGACTATATACTCTTTGATTGCCCAGGTAAACAAACTTCTGTACTCTGGTGTCCTAATTTTTTCTTATCTGATGTGTAACTCTTAGATGTTTTCTGCTTGTAGTGATAATTTGCAGATGAAATCTTTTTGTACGGTTCAGTGCCAAAAAGTCActtattatttttgtataaatCTATCCCAGAGCAAGTAGAATTATCTAAAAAGAAAGATCACACATTCTGTGCTAGATTTCACTAATTTTAATAGCAATATCCCATGCCTATCTGTTACAATGATATTTGATTATGAACTAGCATACTGACACTGTCTCTGCATTAGTTTTACATTCCTGCATCTTAATTATGTATGTGTCCTAGGTCAGATTGAACTCTATACTCATTTGCCAGTGATGAAACAGCTggtggagcagctgcagcagtgggAATTCCGTGTCTGTGGAGTTTTTCTTGTTGATTCTCAGTTTATGGTGGAATCTTTTAAGGTATCAGTTTTAAATCGATTGTAACAATGAAGTTTATAATTTACAGACGGACAATTAATCTGGGGAAGTGAATAACTATATTCAAAAGCAATCATAATGGTTTTTACCTATCTGGAACTCTCCATTGTTACATTTCCGTAAACTTGAATATTGTTTATGGCCTAATGGTTAgagagagggggtgggtgggaagtgggagtcAGGCATTCTGGATCTTTTCCCCAGATCTCATACTGCTTGCAGTGTGACCCTGTGTCACTCACTTAacctgtaaaatgaggaaaaTTGGCACTTGGAAAAATGAGGCTCTGGAAGTAAGGTCCAGGGACACACTGAGATAGGAATCAACTCCCCAGGAGTGGGTTGGCTTCTGACCTGGCAATGCTCTTGGACATTGCTCTGTTGTTTCCTCCTATGTTTCTATCTGTCGCTAGTTTTGCCCCTCTGGTAAAATATCCAGTTCCTATAAATGAGGGTATAGGGGTGAGTTGTGTGGAGATGCATAGGGTTGGGTGGAAAAGGCAGATGGGGGTAATTAGAAAAGTATAGTACAGAACAGGGGGGAAGTGAGGGTGGGGAATAGAGACACAGGCTATCTCTATGCTACAagctagggatgtgattcccctgctcatgtacacatactcacgctagctctcaCCAAGTTAGCGCAAggataaatagcagtgtaacctCAGTAGCACAGGTAGCAGCAGCGGAGACACGGCTGAGCCGTGCTGAGTACATACTCACACATTTTAGGTGGGTTTAAACTTGGCACACTTCAACTGTGCCTCTGTTCATAGTCaagctagcttgatgagagctagtgtgagcaCGTGTATGTGAGCAAGGAAATCACATCCCTAGCttatagtgtagatgtagccaaagTACAGGGAAGGAGGCTAAGAATACAAAGCAGGAAAAGAGGGCTAATGGGtgtaggaaaagagaagaaaaagaagaaacataGTATGATCTATCCtagggaagaaaaagagagagtatATTGTAGTCACTTTATGTGTAGGGCTTAGAGGAGTAAGAGTCTTTTTATCCTGGCTAGAAGGTGTCTGCTATATTTTTCAAGTCCTTAGGATACCACTTACATTCTGCACTTGTAAGATGTTCAGCCAGAAGGTAttttaagtgctttacaaaggagcttgcccttttaaaaataaataacatttagagcaTCATTTATTAACTATTTAACTAACTGCACTCATCATTTATTATCTATTTCAAAGATTCTAGACCTAGGGAAGGTGGGTTTGTTACAGTTTTGTTGTGACACCATAGCTATATGAGGGCAGCATCACTACCTGCTTCCTTGTATCATGAAATGTAGTGCATTGTTGCGATGCTGCAGTACTATATTTACTGCAGTGATTATTACTAGGTACCTTTTAAAAACTCTTAAGTTATTGCTGTatatttgtgtgtctgtatttaaCTGAataatttttcttattttgtcagTTTATTTCCGGTGTCTTGGCAGCCCTCAGTGCAATGATCTTGTTAGAGATTCCACAGATCAACATCATGACCAAAATGGATTTGTTGAGCAAGAAAGCTAAAAAGGAAATTGAAAAGTAAGTTTTGAAAAATATGTATTCTGTGTTTTGACACCTTGAGGCAAGATTCAGGACAAATTCAATCTAATGTCCTCCCAAAGTGAAAATGGAATCTCTGGGGACAACTTCTGGGGAGAGGAAGCCAGATGGAATTGTTACATTGTTGAGACATTTACCATGTAGCCTCTGATAATTTGCAACTAACTTTGTCAGATGATCTTCTGCATGTATGCATGTATACACATGGGTAGAGAATTGTCTTGGAGAACTGTAAGAGCCTTCTGAATCCATTTACAGAGGATTTTGCCTACATAGTTCAAATCCTAAATTAGAGGTCCTCCTGCTTCATTATATCAATTATAgtcctaaaagtcgcaattcttcaacaaaaaaactccaaaaacagactccaacgagaaactgcagaactggaattaatttgcaaactggacatcattaaattaggcttgaataaagactgggagtggatgggtcattacacaaagtaaaaactatttctccatgctaattttccccctactgtttcTCACACCTTCTTgacaactgtttgaaatgggccatcctgattatcactacaaacgtttttttttctcctgctaataatatcccaccttaattgactagtctcgttagagttggtatggcaacacctgttttttcatgttctctgtgtgtgtatgtatatatatatatctatatatctatatcttcctactgtattttctactgcatgcatcagatgaagtgggttttagcccgcgaaagcttatgcccaaataaatttgttagtatctaaggtgccacaagtactcctcattctttttagtGAAAATATAGTCCCTTTTCTTTATATGCAAATACCAAGATCTACATTTCTCCCATAATCTCTccaaaaattttttaaatattaatttaaactATAAGTAGAAAATTAAAACTTTAGTGAGTTTGGTACTAGAAATCATAATCTTATAAACCATGATGTTTATACATGTAAGAAAACTCTATTTTTTAAATAGCGTTTGCAAATATGTTCCCttctaaaattaattaattaaaagtaCAAAACCACAAGCAATGGTGGCAATGATTTGAAGGTACCATGCATTATTCAAAGCCTTGATGGATGTTTTTCTAATGTTGACAAATACTTTTTTCAGGTATTTAGATCCCGATATGTATTCTGTGATCGAAGATTCTGCAAATATAATAAAAAGCACAGTGTTCAAGAAACTGACTAAAGCTATATGTGGATTGGTAAGTGATGTGTTGGTGTTTTATCCTAATATACTTTTTGAAATTCAATCCTTTATAATTTACAAATATTACAGTATCAGGGTTAATTTTTCTGCACATGCTTATTTTTATAGTATCTAGAATATTTATATCTTTCTCAAAAATGATGTTTTGATACAACTGATTTACTAGTATTGCTGggaactagagcagtggttcccaaacttttttccaTCAAGGACTCCTTTAGCATCCGACACTAAATGTCCTCAACCCCTTCCGTTTCCAGTGCTCCCGGAACACTCCTGCAAGCGTGACCTCTCTCACAAGGTGCATGGGAGGTTACACTGTGCAGAGGATGCTAtattgagaacaaaatggcatcctccaggCAGCAAAAGTGCCAGAATGCTATTTCAGTGCATTCCAGCCTTAGCTCTAGGGACTGACCCCCGCATAATGCATGGTGAACCCCCAACGTTCTGGGGACCCcactttggggaccactgaccctAGAGAATTCTCAGACTCATGAATGTAAATGCTGACAAATTGGATTTTTTAGCCTAGAGTTTCAGTCCAGCATCCAGTGACTACCTCGTAAGTTAGGCATATAGTCAAGATAACATCTAAGTGATCTTGATGTGTAAGCAGTGTAGTGTAGTGAACTGAACAGAGGAcaggcagccaggagctctggAATTCTAATCTTGACTCTGTCACTGGTTTGCTATGTGGCCTTTTATCTTGCTTTCCTCATCGGTAAAGCAACTGATCTGTTAGCGTCCctgtcttgttagagttggtgtGGATTAATGCTTGGTGTTTGAAGTATTGAgtgttctttattatttatttatcacaTCCTCTAAGAGCCATACTTTTGAAAACCTTCCTCCAGATTGATGACTACAGCATGGTTCGATTTTTACCTTATGATCACTCTGATGAAGAAAGCATAAATATTGTGCTGCAGCACATAGACTTTGCCATTCAGTACGGGGAAGATCTAGAATTTAAAGAACCAAAGGTAAAGcacttttgtcttttaaaatgtaaagtttaaaaaaaaaaaaaaaaaaccaataaatTAAATGTAATTCATTGAGTTCAAGAGGGTGTTGGTGTTACTTTGAAACATGGGCACTGACACTGCCAAGAAGGATTTGTGCAGCAGAAGAGGAGCTGGCCGGCATTTTCAGCACTGAGCAGGGCAGAGTTTAGTTTATGAATTAACTGTGACATTTAACCTCTGTAATGAAAATGGATGGGTATGGAAAAGTTCTCTTGGCATAGTTCTGCAAGTTTGAAAAATGCATTCTGTGGGCTGCATTACTCATCAAACTAGGTTTCAAAATTAATggaatcatagattttaaggccagaagtgaccctTGGGATCTTCTAGTTTGACTTCTTCCAGGACACTGGCCAAAGGATCCCACCCaacaatttctgcatcaagcccataccTTTTGTTCGAGCTATAGAATTAGTATCTAAAATATAGACTCTAATGAGACACAAGCATTACGTTCAGATCAAAACCATACTTAGTTTTATTATTCTTCAGATATTCATGAATCCTGAAGAAGTAAATATCCGCCCCTCTTATTCCATTTTGAAATTCAGTTGATCAGTACTCTTTAAATATACAGAATGCCTGGATTCAGATTTGTTACACTCTAATCCTTGGATCTATAGTATCTAAGAGGACTGTAGAAACCAGATTGCTTCTTGGCATTCCTTGTTACCTGTTTTATGGAATGTTGTGATTTCTGTTGCAATAAAAATGTCATAGAATAGATGTAACCATAGAGAAAAATGGAACCAATATttactttgtttattttgtggCAGGAAAATGAAGAAGATAAACCTGCTACTTTAGATGAATATTTTCAAGACCAAGTGGATGAGTAAAGAGTGTATATaccaaaagaagagagaaaatagcCTGGTTGTAAAATATGCCTAAATAAGGAATCCTTCTCTGACTATTTGTGTggtgtattttttgtttgtttgtttgtttttttaaatatcaaaactATAACTTGAATAAATGGCTAGAGGAAGCCAGTCTCATGCATTTCCACATTATTACTTTAAGAAATAATTGTCATTATTGTATATAAAATACTTAGCCACAGTCACAGTAAGCTAAATTCCATACAGATAATTGCATTTCTTCTTTAAATGCTAGATTGCTTGAAAAATCTGGGGGTTGTAGAGGGGCACtgtcaaaataaaaatcatatatattttttttcttcctctgttaCTAGTAGCTTATTAGTAgggagaaagttttaaaaaaatctagtttacTTACCATTTACGCTGTTGGTTGACATTTTGTATTTCATTCATCTTAGACAACTAAAAATGGAGTAGtcattttcattttctggttAGTTGTGTGCTAATTTAATGTTATTGGGTTTTGGTTCCCAGTACtgcagaaaaatgtttaaatgccCCCAATAACGTGTTTTTGTAAACCTCATGAAAATGTTGAGATTGATATATCAATCACCAAATTCATACCTGTTATAAATTGATGTAGCtctcttgaagtcaatgcaatTTTACCTGGTTATACCAGGtatgaatttggtccattagcTTTTTGTTAATCTGCTCAccaattatttaatttaattttaaacaaccTACATTATAGGCCTATGCAACCTGGCAGTGTCCATCTATCCTCCAAGAGATGTTTTTAAATCCATAGCCAATGGCAAGTTCTCTGAAAGAGAAATCTGACTTTTAAGTGTTGACTTAATACTTCAGATTTACACAACTGTTCAGAAAGGTGTGAAAAGCGGTTCTTTGAAGGAAACTGTTGCTCTTGCAGTAGTACTCTGTacaatatttaaatatgaaaaaaatactttttcagATATTTATATTTCATTCCTTGACTATCAcaatgtttaataaattgtatgtaTAGGAAAACCAACAATTCCCTCGTTTATCCTTCTAACTTCATTGGGATTTCTAGTTGGAAGATTAATTGGTTTCAGGAGTTCTCTCCTCATTTTAGCATAACCTTCAGACTAGCACACTTGCATGATATATTTTAAAGGGGCACTATTAGGTTGTTTAGGTCTGACACTGTTTGACCAAGAGTGTAAAAATGTGATGGTCACATGACTTCTCCCCAGTCATATATGCACACCACACAGAATGGTAGTGATATCTATGTGACAAATTGCAGAAACTTGTGACAAAGTTCATCCTTCCCTCATCTGTACTCCGCCCACTAATCTGTCTCCCCAAAGAGTTGTCActttaaaaccaacaaaacaaataTAGTGAGGTATAACTTTTCCTCCAAAATTAATTACACTGGTTTGGGCTGCAGGACATGCAACCCTTAGTAGGAGAAAAGTCACAGCTTGGAGATACTGGATTTTTAACCTATCACAGGTAGTAAGCTTTACACTATTGGAGCTAACAAACTCTTTACAATAGGACACATCACTTCTACCGGTTTGTGATTCATCATGAAATATTGGACCTGAAAGTACAATAACATGATTTTAAggtcattttttttctctccctccaaaTCCTGAAGAGTTGGACAACATGTGGCATATACAGAATGAGAAGTCATACGGTGTGATATAAAGGTTTGACACTTGTTTGGAATGACTTGCAAAACTCATTTGTGATGCTAGCATTCGTGAATAATGCAGCCACCCCAAACTCATGTTGATAAACATTTCATATCACTCCATTGTGTGGTTTACATAAACATATGCATTTAATCACTAAGAACGGTGGCGGTAAAATGCCTGTGCTCACATATTTGACTCATTTGATTATAaataaggaaataaataaaagcagacaAGCTAACTTCAGATGAATTGGATGTGTGACAACTGTAAAAGGACAATTAATAAAAGAAGAGTGAGTGGAATCCTAACgctattgaagtcactgggagttatgctattgacttcaacagagacAGGGTTTCACCCATATTTTTCATGCTTCCAAGAgggcattttaaaaattcagttggttttattttaaaatacatgtgcTTTCCCTTATACTGCTGTATATTGTCAACCAGTGACACGTTACCAGAGCGCGCTCATTATATATTGCTCCTTTTATTATCTTATTTCAATGCATTAAGGATCAAATGAGTCTTTAGAGGGAAAACTCTCATGGACTTTGGTGGGAGTACTGCTTGAATAAGAGTTGCAGTATTTGGCTCTGTGTAATGATACGTGCTTTCAGGCAGCCTACCCCAGCTAAGAGTCCATgaacagggaaaaaaataaaatcctctcATGTGCTACTTAAAGTAACTTTTCTGCTGATAAAATCTTAAACACAGTGATGCCCACTTAAGAAAGAAAAGCATTTAAAACTGCCAGGAGTTATACAGGGTTGTCCATATTATCTACCAATAATCACTTGAGAGGGCATGCTGTCCAGGCAAGAATTTGGTAGCAAATAAGGCAACTATGTATCGTGTCTAATGTTTATCTCCATAGAGAATTCATATTTCAGTGGTACTTGTATTAAACTTATGTAATAAAACCTTTGGTGcttaagtccgttaatggctattagccaggatgggtaaggaatggtgtccctagcctctgtttgtcagagggtggagatggatggcaggagagagatcacttgatcattacctgttaggttcactccctctggggcacctggcattggccactgtcagtagacaggatactgggctggatggacctttggtctagcccagtacggccattcttatgttcttatgtacagatACAAAATCCTGTATGCATATAAACGCTTGTGTAACTTCATGCTATGGAAGCAGTCCCACTGACGTctcatgagtaaagttactcgtATCTttggaggatttggccctaagtgtTAATTGTATGCAAGTCAGACATGCCAAGTCTACTCTTGGATTTAACTGATAgggttatcaaatatttgttggCTTTTTATATGCGAGCATTATTAAATTATATTCTTTGTAATGATCCATTTATTAACATTGCACATCATACATTTTTAATcacaaatacttaaaaataaatggtCATCTTCatggaaataattatttaatgcttTAATTTAGGATTGTATTTGGATCATATCTTGTGACTGTGTCAATATCTACTTCTGGAGTTCTAAATGGTTCAAATGATGAGCTTTCTGTCACTTTCCTAAAGAGAGAATTAGATCATCTAATACAATACCATATTTATATTCATCTGTGTTTCCGCTTAGATTTTTCTGCTGATCACATGTAAACACCTGACAAAGTCCCCATAAACTCCCTTTCCTTTAATCTTAAGAAACTAGATTGCTTGCAGAGACTTTTGATGAGGCATGaagtagatttatttttttaataaatgccaGACTCATCTGTATCATACTAAAAGCTGgagcaacaaaaatattttgtctgAAGACTGTATTTTTAATTTGACTTTTCAAAGGATTGCAATAGAATTTAAAATCCCTACTCTTGAACCTAGTGATCATGTCATGGATGCACTCAGTTTGATACAAGTGTTAAATCACTATATTTTCCATGATGAGAAATACAGCACTttactataataataaaaatatatatatggagatatacctatctcatggaactggaaggtcattgagtccagtccagacccctgccttcactagcaggaccaagtactgattttgccccagatccctaaatggccccctcaaagattgagctcacaaccctgggtttagcaggcgaaTGCTCAACATGTTGATGCACAGAATTTCTAACCCACTAAAAGATGTATGTTGCCCTGGAAGCTTGAATCAATTAAGTACAAATACTTTCTAATAGAGCTTTGCATTCATTAAATGCCTAATATTGGAGAGATAGCTTagtgttttgagcattggcctactaaacccagccttgtgagttcaatccttgaggggaccatttaggggtctggggattggttctgctttgagcagggggttagattagatgacttgctaaggtcccttccaactctgatattctatggcaCTGATAATGGTCCCTATCACCATAATATCAGAGCATcactcatttatttaaatagagaGAAAACAATGTCTCCCTTCCCAATCTGTAGAAGTATCTTGATTAGTTTAtaggtgtttgtgtgtgagaaTACCTCATTATGGAAAAGCTAAATAAAAGAAATGGGTTCCACACTTACGGCTGAGCAGCTGTGAGGTGTGTGATTATTTGAACTACATAAAGCCTGAGTGTATAGTACCAGCTGAGCATAGTttctagttttttttgttttgttttgttttttacatcagCAGGTATAATTTACTCTCAATCTGTGGGGTTGTTCTCAGTTTGGTAAAATAAAGCCATAAATGTATCTGGTTGCTGATCTGCCCTCTGCTTTCAAACAAGGAATCTGTCTAAGCTGGTGATAGCAAGGGCAGGCTTGCAGGGAGAGCCCAAAGGGGGACAAATCTGGTAATGGTCGGGTGAATCTGAGGAGCAAATCCTGTGTGTCTGGGAGAGTGCACCCCCCTCAAGTCTTCTGTGGGGGTGGCATCattgcagggagaggggagaattaacttaaaaaagaaaaaacatctaGGTAGTGGTTGGTGGCTGGTTAAGGATTGCACAGAGTGGTCCAAACAGGAACAAATAAAAGCAGGGAAACAAAACATTGGTAGAAAATTGAAATGGTTTCTACAAAACCTGGTCTCGAACAATACCCTGAAGATGTGCCATTTCTGCATTGGTTTTAAGTGAATAATGTCTTAAAAGAACATATTTGTTCTCGTACTAAGTAAAAGAGAAAGTGCCCTTGATGCATCTTTCCCCTCTGGGTTTctattagaaaaaaattaaacattcaggCAGGGATCTAGGCACTGGGATTCTCACAAGTGGGCCTTTGTGTCCAGAGTGgtgccagctctcatgattttaacATGAGTCTCACGatacttggtgtttttcttaaaaccccagctcctggagtcaagtgattataaAAATCccaactttcatttttttaaagtaagtttctattcatcatgattgtggagaaaagctgaaCCTTCTgagctcaaaacccagaaggaaaacaaaagcactaaatgttatttaaaaaaaaataatgattttgagtcaatctcatgattttgggggggactTTTTGTTTCTATGTGCAGCtgatgcaggactggggccacaGACCTTGTCTATACTTTGAATTCAGCAATCAGCAGCCAGCAACCAACTTAGCTGCACAGTGCAAACCTTAGTGGAGACAAGGAGAGTTGTGCTTTGCACTGGTAAAACTGCCCCCTTTGAATCTCTCTCTCTACAAGGTTGTGGGCTCAGTTCACACCCAGGCGTGCAGGCCTCTGGCAATAACAAATCCATCTGGAGCGGCAAAAGCAGAGATCAGGGATCTGAAGCCTGTTAATTTCAGTGATGTTACAGCAGGGAAGAATTTGGTCTATTGCATTTAGAAAGTGAAAATCTTGCCAGAGCCCCTTCCAGGAGCTGAGCCACTGTGAACTCAAGATGATTTTTATAGACTAATTTTGACTTGCCAGGCCAGCAGATGGAAATGTGTGTGTGACAAAATTCTGATGGTGACTCCAGGGCAAAATTGGTCTCAGTTAAAAGCATCCTCTCCTAGGTGTGTGTaggcacacacactgtctctACCCTCAAAGGCTCAGCTGCAGGTGTCTTCTTGGTGCTCTGActccccctgctggccagctCTTGCCCTCTGCACAATCACTTCCTGCTTGCAGCAGCCTTGGGTGGGACAGGAAGGGCTGGCTCTTTTGCAAGCCCTGCATTGCTGGCGCAAGCAGCTTCCTGCTCTGTCTCCTGTGAAACTGAACTGTTGCCACCAAAAATGCCGGTAAGGGAAAGAGCCGCGTGCAGTTCTACAATGCACCGACTTCTGGTGTTTGCTTGTGTTGCATTCTGCTGCCCTGTGAGAACAGGCAGTGGCTCTGGGTTGCTGTTAACCAGGGAAGAGCAGGAAAGTGCTATGGGGATGCTAGGCCCCGGGGTGATAAATTGGGCCTCTTTACATCTTCTCCCTTCACAATCTGCAGCCCAGCAGTGGGGTTTAAAGGAATCGGGTAGGTTATTAAATGTAACAACATATCTGGGTTTCTTTCCCTGTTTAGAAAT encodes:
- the GPN3 gene encoding GPN-loop GTPase 3, whose product is MPRFAQLVMGPAGSGKSTYCSTMVQHCAAINRSVQVVNLDPAAEYFNYPLMADIRELIEVDDVMEDDSLRFGPNGGLVFCMEYFAKNFDWLEDSLGHVEDDYILFDCPGQIELYTHLPVMKQLVEQLQQWEFRVCGVFLVDSQFMVESFKFISGVLAALSAMILLEIPQINIMTKMDLLSKKAKKEIEKYLDPDMYSVIEDSANIIKSTVFKKLTKAICGLIDDYSMVRFLPYDHSDEESINIVLQHIDFAIQYGEDLEFKEPKENEEDKPATLDEYFQDQVDE